In a single window of the Antedon mediterranea chromosome 1, ecAntMedi1.1, whole genome shotgun sequence genome:
- the LOC140050704 gene encoding uncharacterized protein, which translates to MNVNPCVSSPCLNGATCRVAKDPETDSSKGFECSCKQGYTGEYCGEVVDPCKSQPCLNGGECMVDFLTYTCSCTEEYLGDKCEIRNPCSPSPCNHFGRCTTRPGEESSLEAVCHCTDSYTGDYCDEVVDPCKSQPCMNAGECVMLDFSTYSCKCADEYLGDNCELENPCSPSPCKNGAACDTFPGQLSRYEAVCECTKGYKGEYCDEVIDPCKSQPCLNGGGCNMIDFSTYTCSCTEEYLGSDCEIRDPCKPTPCKNGAACTTGPGQLPHWEAVCECTEEYEGEYCDEVVDPCKSQPCLNGGECNMIDFSTYSCSCTEEYLGKNCEISNPCSSSPCKNGAVCTAVSGQTLEFVCECTEDYEGEYCDEVVDPCKSQPCLNGGECNMIDFSTYTCSCTEKYLGKDCEISNPCSSSPCKNGAACTTVSGQTLEFVCECTEDYEGEYCDKVVDPCKSQPCLNGGECNMIDFSTYTCSCTEEYLGSDCEIRNPCSSSPCKNGAVCTAVSGQTLEFVCECTEDYEGEYCDEVVDPCKSQPCLNGGECNMIDFSTYTCSCTEEYLGSDCEIRNPCLSSPCKNGAVCTAVSGQTLEFVCECTEDYEGEYCDEVVDPCKSQPCLNGGECNMIDSTTYTCICTKEYNLRDDCGIRNPCIPTPCKNGATCSTRPGELTPLEAVCICAEGFKGEYCDEVVHPCESQPCLNGGVCAMIDSTTYTCGCPEEYNLRDDCGIRNPCIPTPCKNGATCSTRPGELTPLEAVCICAEGFEGEYCDEVVDPCKSQPCLNGGECNMIDFSTYTCSCTEEYLGSDCELRNPCSSSPCKNGAVCTTVSGQTLEFVCECTEDYEGEYCDKVVDPCKSQPCLNGGECNMIDFSTYTCSCTEEFLGSNCELRNPCLSSPCLNGGECNMIDFSTYTCSCTEEYLGEDCELRNPCSPSPCKNGAACTTVSGQTFYEAVCECTQEFEGEYCDEVVDPCKSQPCLNGGECNMIDFSTYTCSCTEEYMGSNCEIRNPCSPSPCKNGAACTTRPGEQSRYEAVCECTEDYEGEYCDEVVDPCKSQPCLNGGDCDMIDSTTYNCICTEEYLGDSCELVNPCMPSPCVNALFCDILNASPPGQQTPFEFECTCIEGYTGKLCDQVVDPCESNPCQNNGQCDMIDSSTYMCHCTEEYKGDNCELRNPCVPSPCENEATCTTMHSGPGSSSLEVVCHCTEGYTGEYCDEVVDPCKSQPCLNGGECNMIDFSTYTCSCTEEYLGSDCEIRNPCLPTPCKNGAACNTRPGEQSFLEPVCACTEEYTGEYCEIVVDPCKSQPCLNGGECNMIDFSTYTCSCTEEYLGSDCELRNPCSPSPCKNGAACTTGPGQQSILEAICECTEEYTGTFCEDVVDPCSSQPCQNNGQCDMIDLSTYMCHCTEGYLGDKLVLNIFADS; encoded by the exons atga atGTGAATCCGTGCGTAAGTTCCCCTTGTTTGAACGGAGCTACCTGTCGCGTTGCTAAAGACCCTGAAACGGATTCTTCAAAAGGATTTGAATGTTCATGTAAGCAAGGATACACTGGAGAATATTGTGGAGAAG ttgtggATCCTTGCAAATCACAACCGTGTCTGAATGGTGGCGAATGCATGGTTGATTTTCTAACTTACACATGTAGTTGTACTGAAGAGTATTTGGGTGACAAat gTGAGATAAGAAACCCATGTTCGCCATCTCCATGTAATCATTTTGGTAGGTGCACCACACGCCCTGGAGAAGAATCATCTTTAGAGGCTGTGTGTCATTGTACTGATTCTTACACAGGAGATTATTGTGATGAAG tTGTGGATCCTTGTAAATCACAACCTTGTATGAATGCTGGAGAATGTGTTATGCTTGATTTCTCAACTTATTCATGTAAATGTGCTGACGAGTATTTGGGAGACAATT gTGAATTAGAGAACCCATGTTCACCATCTCCTTGTAAAAATGGAGCTGCTTGCGACACATTCCCTGGACAACTATCGCGCTACGAGGCTGTTTGTGAGTGTACAAAAGGCTATAAGGGAGAATATTGTGATGAAG TTATTGATCCTTGTAAATCACAACCGTGTCTAAATGGTGGAGGATGTAATATGATTGATTTCTCAACTTATACATGTAGTTGTACTGAAGAGTATTTGGGAAGCGATT GTGAAATAAGGGACCCATGTAAACCAACTCCTTGTAAAAATGGAGCTGCCTGTACCACAGGTCCTGGTCAACTACCACATTGGGAGGCTGTATGTGAATGTACAGAAGAATATGAGGGAGAATATTGTGATGAAG TTGTGGATCCTTGTAAATCACAACCGTGTCTGAATGGTGGAGAATGTAATATGATTGATTTCTCAACCTATTCATGTAGTTGTACTGAAGAGTATTTGGGAAAGAATT GTGAAATAAGCAACCCATGTTCATCATCTCCTTGTAAAAATGGAGCTGTCTGCACCGCAGTATCTGGACAAACCTTAGAGTTTGTATGTGAATGTACTGAAGACTATGAGGGAGAATATTGTGATGAAG TTGTGGATCCTTGTAAATCACAACCGTGTCTGAATGGTGGAGAATGTAATATGATTGATTTCTCAACTTATACATGTAGTTGTACTGAAAAGTATTTGGGAAAGGATT GTGAAATAAGCAACCCATGTTCATCATCTCCTTGTAAAAATGGAGCTGCCTGCACTACAGTATCTGGACAAACCTTAGAGTTTGTATGTGAATGTACTGAAGACTATGAGGGAGAATATTGTGATAAAG TTGTTGATCCTTGTAAATCACAACCGTGTCTAAATGGTGGAGAATGTAATATGATTGATTTCTCAACTTATACATGTAGTTGTACTGAAGAGTATTTGGGAAGTGATT GTGAAATAAGAAACCCATGTTCATCATCTCCTTGTAAAAATGGAGCTGTCTGCACCGCAGTATCTGGACAAACCTTAGAGTTTGTATGTGAATGTACTGAAGACTATGAGGGAGAATATTGTGATGAAG TTGTGGATCCTTGTAAATCACAACCGTGTCTGAATGGTGGAGAATGTAATATGATTGATTTCTCAACTTATACATGTAGTTGTACTGAAGAGTATTTGGGAAGTGATT GTGAAATAAGGAACCCATGTTTATCATCTCCTTGTAAAAATGGAGCTGTCTGCACCGCAGTATCTGGACAAACCTTAGAGTTTGTATGTGAATGTACTGAAGACTATGAGGGAGAATATTGTGATGAAG TTGTGGATCCATGTAAATCACAACCGTGTCTGAATGGTGGAGAATGTAATATGATTGATTCAACAACTTATACATGTATTTGTACCAAAGAGTATAATTTGAGAGACGATT GTGGAATAAGGAACCCATGTATACCAACTCCTTGTAAAAATGGTGCTACTTGCTCCACACGTCCTGGAGAACTAACACCATTAGAGGCTGTATGTATATGTGCTGAAGGATTTAAGGGAGAATATTGTGATGAAG TTGTGCATCCTTGTGAATCACAACCGTGTCTGAATGGTGGAGTATGTGCTATGATTGATTCAACAACTTATACATGTGGTTGTCCCGAAGAGTATAATTTGAGAGACGATT GTGGAATAAGGAACCCATGTATACCAACTCCTTGTAAAAATGGTGCTACTTGCTCCACACGTCCTGGAGAACTAACACCATTAGAGGCTGTATGTATATGTGCTGAAGGATTTGAGGGAGAATATTGTGATGAAG TTGTGGATCCTTGTAAATCACAACCATGCCTGAATGGTGGAGAATGTAATATGATTGATTTCTCAACTTATACATGTAGTTGTACTGAAGAGTATTTGGGAAGCGATT gTGAATTAAGAAATCCATGTTCATCATCTCCTTGTAAAAATGGAGCTGTCTGCACTACAGTATCTGGACAAACCTTAGAGTTTGTATGTGAATGTACTGAAGATTATGAGGGAGAATATTGTGATAAAG TTGTGGATCCTTGTAAATCACAACCGTGTCTGAATGGTGGAGAATGTAATATGATTGATTTCTCAACTTATACATGTAGTTGTACCGAAGAGTTTTTGGGAAGCAATT GTGAACTAAGAAACCCATGCTTATCATCTCCTTGTCTGAATGGTGGAGAATGTAATATGATTGATTTCTCAACTTATACATGTAGTTGTACTGAAGAGTATTTGGGAGAGGATT GTGAATTAAGAAACCCATGTTCACCATCTCCTTGTAAAAATGGAGCTGCCTGCACCACAGTATCTGGACAAACATTCTATGAGGCTGTATGTGAATGTACACAAGAATTTGAGGGAGAATATTGTGATGAAG TTGTTGATCCTTGTAAATCACAACCGTGTCTGAATGGTGGAGAATGTAATATGATTGATTTCTCAACTTATACATGTAGTTGTACTGAAGAGTATATGGGAAGCAATT GTGAAATAAGGAACCCATGTTCACCATCTCCTTGTAAAAATGGTGCTGCTTGCACCACACGTCCTGGAGAACAATCACGTTATGAGGCTGTATGTGAATGTACTGAAGACTATGAGGGAGAATATTGTGATGAAG TTGTTGATCCTTGTAAATCACAACCATGTCTGAATGGTGGCGACTGTGATATGATTGATTCAACAACGTACAATTGTATCTGTACTGAAGAGTATTTGGGTGACAGTT gtgaGTTAGTGAACCCATGCATGCCCTCCCCTTGTGTTAATGCTCTGTTCTGTGACATACTTAATGCTAGCCCACCAGGCCAACAAACTCCATTTGAATTTGAATGCACTTGCATAGAAGGATACACTGGAAAGCTTTGTGATCAAG TTGTAGATCCTTGTGAATCGAATCCCTGTCAAAATAACGGTCAGTGTGACATGATTGATTCATCAACTTATATGTGTCACTGTACTGAAGAGTATAAAGGTGACAATT gtgAATTAAGGAATCCATGTGTTCCATCTCCTTGTGAGAATGAAGCAACTTGTACCACAATGCATTCTGGTCCTGGATCTTCCTCCTTGGAGGTTGTATGCCATTGCACGGAGGGATACACTGGTGAATATTGTGATGAAG TTGTTGATCCTTGTAAATCACAACCGTGTCTGAATGGTGGAGAATGTAATATGATTGATTTCTCAACTTATACATGTAGTTGTACTGAAGAGTATTTGGGAAGCGATT gtgAAATAAGGAACCCATGTTTACCAACTCCTTGTAAAAATGGAGCAGCTTGCAACACACGTCCTGGAGAACAATCATTCTTAGAGCCTGTATGTGCATGTACAGAAGAATATACTGGAGAATATTGTGAAATAG TTGTTGATCCTTGTAAATCACAACCATGCCTGAATGGTGGAGAATGTAATATGATTGATTTCTCAACTTATACATGTAGTTGTACTGAAGAGTATTTGGGAAGCGATT GTGAATTAAGGAACCCATGTTCACCATCTCCATGTAAAAATGGAGCTGCCTGCACCACAGGCCCTGGACAACAATCAATCTTAGAGGCTATTTGTGAGTGTACAGAAGAATATACCGGGACGTTCTGTGAAGATG TTGTTGATCCCTGTTCATCACAACCATGTCAAAATAACGGTCAATGTGACATGATTGATCTTTCTACGTACATGTGTCATTGTACTGAAGGTTATTTAGGTGACAAAT TGGTTTTGAACATTTTTGCAGATAGTTAA